In one window of Caenimonas aquaedulcis DNA:
- a CDS encoding LysR family transcriptional regulator, with protein sequence MPHDITDLRFFVTITESGSLAEAARRLDVTASAVSQRLRHLEASLGMQLAHRSTRRFMLTEEGELFHAGVVEMLANLDGLVDRLRARSGEVVGTLHVGGPLGFGRHYLAPAIAQFHALHPKLMVSLTLSDVVSAADANRFDLIVHIGQLGDSSMVAYPIAPNSRFVCAAPSYLAKRPAPREPKDLAQHDCIVLRENGEDVTLWRFRRKRSEAAVRVPAILSSNDGEVAKQWALQGKGVVLRSEWDVADSLASGRLVRLLPGWSLPDADVVALVAGRTGMSARVKLFLSFLQARFQPAPPWRR encoded by the coding sequence ATGCCGCACGACATCACCGACCTGCGCTTTTTCGTCACGATCACCGAGAGCGGATCGCTCGCGGAAGCGGCGCGGCGGCTGGACGTGACGGCCTCGGCCGTGTCGCAGCGGCTGCGTCACCTGGAAGCGAGCCTGGGGATGCAACTCGCGCATCGCAGCACGCGGCGCTTCATGCTCACCGAGGAAGGCGAGCTGTTCCACGCGGGCGTGGTGGAGATGCTGGCCAACCTGGACGGCCTCGTGGACAGGCTGCGTGCCCGCTCGGGCGAAGTGGTGGGCACCCTGCACGTCGGCGGGCCGCTCGGGTTCGGCCGGCACTACCTCGCACCCGCCATCGCTCAGTTCCACGCGCTGCACCCGAAGCTGATGGTGTCGCTCACGCTCAGCGATGTCGTCTCGGCGGCGGACGCGAACCGCTTCGACCTGATCGTGCACATCGGCCAGCTTGGCGACTCGAGCATGGTGGCTTACCCGATCGCGCCCAATTCGCGCTTCGTGTGCGCCGCGCCGTCCTACCTCGCGAAGCGGCCGGCGCCGCGCGAGCCGAAGGACCTCGCGCAGCACGACTGCATCGTGCTACGCGAGAACGGTGAGGACGTGACGCTGTGGCGCTTCAGGCGCAAGCGCAGCGAGGCCGCGGTGCGCGTGCCCGCGATTCTCAGCAGCAACGACGGCGAGGTCGCGAAGCAATGGGCGCTGCAGGGCAAGGGCGTGGTGCTCCGCTCCGAGTGGGATGTGGCGGACAGCCTGGCGTCGGGCCGGCTCGTGCGCCTGCTGCCCGGCTGGAGCCTACCGGACGCGGACGTGGTGGCGCTGGTGGCGGGGCGCACGGGGATGTCGGCGCGCGTCAAGCTGTTCCTGTCTTTCCTGCAGGCGCGGTTCCAGCCGGCACCGCCCTGGCGCCGCTAG
- a CDS encoding ornithine cyclodeaminase family protein, with product MIIISEQEARALVGVPDAIAAVEQSFAAMARGQARNYPVVREAVGHQDAVFGVKTGCDTSAPLLGLKAGGYWPHNLAQGLGNHQSSTLLFDAETGRASALVSANYLTGVRTGAASAIATKYLSRPGSSVLGMIGAGVQSQHQLRATLAVRPIRTVYAWNPSPDKLAAFGRVVQELGLEFISADREVVASKADILITVTPSKQALVDKSWVRPGTHISAMGADTKGKQELDPALVAASAIFVDEAAQAITIGECQHAFGAGLITEASFRGSIGQVIAGLCEGRRNDAEITLFDGTGVALQDLVVAELAVRQALARGGCTMVDY from the coding sequence ATGATCATTATTTCCGAGCAGGAAGCGCGCGCGCTGGTCGGCGTACCCGACGCGATCGCGGCGGTGGAGCAATCGTTCGCCGCCATGGCGCGCGGCCAGGCGCGCAACTATCCCGTGGTGCGCGAGGCGGTGGGCCACCAGGACGCCGTGTTCGGCGTGAAGACCGGCTGCGATACGTCGGCGCCGCTGCTGGGGCTCAAGGCGGGCGGCTACTGGCCGCACAACCTGGCGCAGGGCCTGGGCAACCACCAGTCGTCCACGCTGCTGTTCGATGCGGAGACCGGCCGCGCGAGCGCGCTGGTCAGCGCCAACTACCTCACCGGCGTGCGCACGGGCGCGGCCAGCGCCATCGCGACCAAGTACCTGTCGCGTCCCGGCAGCAGTGTGCTGGGCATGATCGGCGCGGGCGTGCAGTCGCAGCACCAGCTGCGCGCCACGCTGGCCGTGCGCCCGATCAGGACCGTGTACGCGTGGAACCCCTCGCCCGACAAACTCGCCGCGTTCGGCCGTGTGGTGCAGGAGCTCGGCCTGGAATTCATCTCCGCGGACCGGGAGGTCGTCGCTTCGAAAGCGGACATCCTCATCACGGTCACCCCGTCGAAGCAGGCGCTGGTGGACAAGTCCTGGGTGCGCCCCGGCACGCACATCAGCGCGATGGGCGCCGACACGAAGGGAAAGCAGGAGCTGGACCCCGCGCTCGTGGCCGCGAGCGCGATCTTCGTGGACGAGGCTGCGCAGGCCATCACGATCGGGGAATGCCAGCACGCGTTCGGCGCCGGGCTCATCACCGAAGCGTCCTTTCGCGGCAGCATCGGGCAGGTGATCGCGGGACTGTGCGAGGGCCGCCGGAACGACGCGGAGATCACCCTCTTCGACGGCACCGGCGTGGCCTTGCAGGACCTCGTGGTGGCCGAGCTGGCGGTGCGCCAGGCCCTCGCGCGCGGTGGCTGCACGATGGTCGACTACTAG